A genomic segment from Hypomesus transpacificus isolate Combined female chromosome 13, fHypTra1, whole genome shotgun sequence encodes:
- the adoa gene encoding 2-aminoethanethiol (cysteamine) dioxygenase a gives MPRNSKDSLIQKIARQAYVTFKNFNASAIGDNKMLLDGQGNLVSLLTEIRAADLNIAPRQSTDSKPDRTPLVTYMHICETDAFSMGVFLLKSGASIPLHDHPGMNGMLKVLYGKVSIRCFDKLEKPPDTENDTQFDPPLPAFQNDSLRRSILRSTGEYSEDSGPCILTPEQDNLHQIDAVEGPAAFLDILAPPYDPDDGRDCHYYKVLQTVVGTDKKLEQHEEGEEMWLLEIPQPEDFWCGGEPYPGPAVSI, from the coding sequence ATGCCACGGAATAGTAAGGACTCTCTTATCCAGAAGATAGCCAGGCAAGCATATGTCACGTTTAAAAACTTTAACGCGTCCGCTATTGGGGACAACAAGATGCTTTTGGACGGTCAAGGTAATCTTGTCAGCCTCCTCACTGAAATCAGGGCTGCGGATCTAAACATTGCTCCTAGGCAATCGACAGACAGCAAACCGGACCGTACTCCGCTGGTCACGTACATGCATATCTGCGAGACTGACGCCTTCAGTATGGgggtttttcttctgaaaagcgGGGCGTCTATTCCGTTACACGACCACCCGGGGATGAACGGGATGTTAAAAGTTTTGTACGGTAAAGTCAGTATACGGTGTTTTGACAAGTTGGAGAAACCGCCAGACACAGAGAATGATACACAGTTCGACCCCCCTTTGCCTGCTTTCCAGAACGACTCTTTGAGGCGGTCGATCCTCCGGTCTACTGGTGAATACTCAGAAGACAGCGGTCCGTGTATCCTGACCCCTGAGCAGGACAACTTGCATCAGATAGACGCAGTGGAGGGACCTGCAGCCTTTCTTGATATTCTGGCACCACCTTACGACCCGGACGATGGGAGGGACTGCCATTACTACAAAGTGTTACAGACAGTTGTAGGTACAGACAAGAAGTTAGAACAACacgaagagggggaggagatgtggtTACTTGAAATCCCACAACCCGAGGATTTCTGGTGTGGTGGTGAACCATACCCTGGCCCCGCGGTGTCTATCTAA
- the egr2b gene encoding early growth response protein 2b, whose amino-acid sequence MTAKTLEKIPVSLGGFVHPVSEGIYSVDDIATGLPASVAIFPNGDLGGHYDQLSGASDGLMNGDMSSEKRSLDLSYSSGFSQPAAHRNQTFTYMGKFSIDSPYTGNWNPESVINIVSAGIFGMTQPQPSSASSSPASSVSPNHFSSTLSCTMAQNQADMEHHIYSPPPPYSGCGEVYQDPSAFLSTSTCPISYPPPSYSSPKPTTDSGMFPIISDYSGYFQPTCQRDMQGIPDRKPFPCPLDSFRVPPPLTPLNTIRNFTLGGPATDGPRLPTAYSPQNLPLRPILRPRKYPNRPSKTPVHERPYPCPAEGCDRRFSRSDELTRHIRIHTGHKPFQCRICMRNFSRSDHLTTHIRTHTGEKPFACDFCGRKFARSDERKRHTKIHLRQKERKSSSVSSNSTNSERSGSTTTGVCS is encoded by the exons ATGACAGCCAAAACCTTAGAGAAAATTCCTGTGAGCCTCGGTGGGTTCGTGCACCCGGTGTCTGAAGGCATCTACTCGGTGGATGATATTGCCACAGGCCTGCCTGCATCCGTTGCAATCTTTCCTAACGGTGATTTGGGAGGTCATTACGACCAACTTAGCGGAGCCTCAG ATGGTTTAATGAATGGAGATATGAGTTCAGAGAAACGGTCCCTTGATCTGTCGTATTCCAGTGGCTTCTCTCAACCGGCTGCGCACCGCAACCAGACATTCACTTACATGGGAAAGTTCTCCATCGACTCTCCGTACACTGGAAATTGGAATCCGGAGAGCGTTATAAATATCGTCAGTGCTGGCATCTTTGGGATGACCCAGCCCCAGCCATCCTCAGCATCCTCCTCGCCGGCCTCTTCCGTCTCCCCAAACCACTTCTCCAGCACCCTGAGCTGTACTATGGCGCAGAACCAGGCGGACATGGAACATCACATCTATTCTCCCCCGCCCCCTTACTCGGGATGTGGGGAGGTCTACCAAGACCCATCCGCCTTCCtgtccacctccacctgccccaTCTCCTACCCACCCCCATCATATTCCTCGCCTAAACCAACGACAGACTCTGGGATGTTTCCGATCATCTCCGACTACTCCGGCTACTTTCAACCCACTTGTCAGAGAGACATGCAGGGCATCCCTGACCGCAAACCGTTCCCATGCCCCCTCGACTCGTTCAGAGTACCTCCGCCCCTGACACCTCTGAACACTATTAGGAACTTCACCCTCGGTGGACCGGCTACTGATGGGCCTAGGCTGCCCACGGCTTACAGTCCCCAGAACCTGCCCCTGAGGCCAATACTGCGACCCAGAAAATACCCCAACCGACCGAGCAAAACCCCCGTACATGAACGCCCCTATCCATGCCCGGCGGAGGGCTGCGATAGGCGTTTCTCTCGCTCTGACGAACTGACCAGACATATCCGCATCCACACTGGACACAAACCTTTCCAGTGTAGGATATGCATGAGGAACTTCAGCCGTAGTGATCATCTGACCACCCACATTCGCACGCACACAGGCGAGAAGCCATTTGCCTGTGATTTCTGTGGCCGCAAATTTGCAAGGAGCGACGAGCGTAAGAGGCACACTAAAATTCACCTcaggcagaaggagagaaagtCATCATCCGTTTCTTCAAATAGCACGAACTCTGAGCGGTCCGGCAGCACAACGACTGGAGTTTGCTCTTAG